In Streptomyces sp. NBC_01381, the sequence CACCTTCACTGTCTGGCCGGGCCGCAGCGTGGTGTGCACGTGCCGTGAACCGCCGCGCGACGACGGCTCGTTGAGGACACCGATGCGGTACGCCGATACGTTCCGCGGGTCGCCGCAGAGGCTGTACTGGCGTATGTGGCCTCCGGTGTGGACGTCGAGGTGCGCGCCGGGGGTCCACGCGGGCAGCGGCTTGCCGTCCGGGTGGGCGAGCTCGACGGAGAGGACTCCGTCCGCCTCCCAGGTCATACGGCGCACCAGCAGCGTCAGTTCGCTCTCATTCATGGCAGGGCCCTCCTCACTGGCCGGGGATCTTGACGGGCGGGGTGAACGGGTTCTTCATCGGGCCGAGCCGGGCCAGGTCGACCTCGACGAGGGTCGGGCCTTCGGAGGCGACGGCATGGCTGATGACCGGCTCCGCATGCTCCTCGGCGGCGATCCGCGCGTACGCCAACCCGCAGGCCTGGGCGAGGAGTTCGAAATCGGGCGTGGCGAGGTCCACGCCACTGCGGCGCTCGCTGTAGCGGTCCTGCATGTTGCGGAGCACGCCGTACCCGCCGTCGTTGAAGACGATCAGGGTGAGCCGGGGCCGCTCCTGGGCGAGCGTGAGGAGCTCCCCGAGGTGGACGGCGAGCCCGCCGTCGCCGGCGAGGACGACGGTGGGCGCGTCGGTCCTGGCGAGCGCCGCGCCGATGCCCATGCCGAGCCCCTGCCCGATGCCGCCGCCGCGCGGGAAGACGTTGTCGCGCGGGTCGTACATCTCCAGGAGCCGGTTGCCCCAGCTGCTGGAGGGGATGGTCACATCGCGGGCGACGACGGCCTCGCGGGGCAGGGCGGCCCGGATGGCGTCGCAGATCGCGGCCTGCGGGCCGATGTTGTCGTGCAGGGTGGCGCGGACGTCCTCGCGGACCTCGGTGATACGCCGCGTCCAGCTCTCCTCGGCCCGTCGCGCGTGCGGCAGCAGGGCCGCGAGCACGTCGGGCGCGTGACCGTGCAGGGGGTGCCGCGCCGGGTACACACGGCCGAGCGCGGCGGCGTCGATGTCGATCTGGATGTGCGCGGCGGGCAGTTCAAGGCCGTAGTCGGCAGTCTCGTTGGACCGGAAGTGCGTGCCGATGGTCAGCAGGACGTCGGCGTCGGCGAGGAGGGCGCGGGCGGCCGGGGTGGTGGCGAAGTTCCCGATGACCTGCGGGTGGTCCTCGGGCACGGAGCCCCGCCCGGAGTTGGAGGTCAGCAGTCCCGCACCGGTGGCGTCGAGCAGCTCGGCCAGCTCGCGGCGGGCCCGCGTGGCTCCGCCACCGGCCCAGATGAGGGGGCGCCGGGCGGAGGCCAAGAGGGCCTGGGCGGCGGCGAGTTCGCCCTCGGCGGGAAGCGGGCGGCTGGGGCGCGGGGCTGCGAACGGCGAAGGTGCGGCGGCGGACCTGCGGTCAGCGGGTGCCGGAAGCGGCGAGTGCGCAGGGGCGGAGATTCCGGCGGGGTCCCCTGCGGGGGTGGGCCCGGGCGGTGTGGGGAAGCCGGTGGTTTCCTGGCGCGCGGGCGTCGCGAGGGCCGGATCGGTGGCCTGGAGCGTCTCGGCGCCGGCCGGTTCTTCTTCCGGCCGCACGGGAGCTGACGCGGGCACGTGGCCGGCCGGCCTGCGCGGCGGGACGGCGTCCGCCGGGCGGGCCGGGCCTGTGCCTGCCGGGTCGGTCGGACTCGCGCCTGCTGAGGCTGCCGGGCCGGTCGGACTCGCGTCCGCCGGGCGGGCGGGGCCTGTGCCTGCCGAGCTGGTCGGACTTGCGTCCGCCGAGGCTGCCGGGCTGGTCGGACTCGCGTCTGCCGGGCGGGCGGGGCTTGTGCCTGCCGGGCTGGTTGGACTCGCGCCTGCCGGGTCTGCCGGGCTGGTTGGACTCGCGCCTGCCGGGTCTGCCGGGCTGGTCGGACCCGCGTCCGCCGGGCTGGCCGGGCTGGTCGGACCCGCGTCCGCCGGGCTGGCCGGGCCTGTGCCTGCCGGGCCGGTCGGACTCGCGCCCGCCGGGCCTGCCAAGTCGGTCGGACCCGCGCCCGCCGTGCCTGCCGGACCCGCGCCCGCCGAGCCCCTATCCGCCGAGCCCCCCACATCCGTCTGCGCCGCGTACTGCAGATCAACCGGCCACTCCACGCTCGCCGGGCCGCCCGGATCCGTCAGCGCCGCGCGGGCCGCCTCGCGCAGGATGCGGCCCGCGGCGTTCGCCGACGGGACGGAAGCCGCGTACGCGGAGACCGCGCGCAACATGCCGAGCTGGTCCTTGGTCTCGTGGATGAAGCCGCGGCCGCTGCCGAGGAACTCGCTCTCCACCTGGCCCGTGATGTGGAGGACGGACGTGCCCGAGCTGAGCGCCTCGACCAGCGAGCCCGCCGCGTTGCCCGCGCCCGTGCCCGTCGAGGTGAGCGCGCAGCCCAGCGAGCCGCGGGCCCGGCCGTAGGCGTCGGCCGCGTTCACCGCGGTCGCCTCGTGGCGGACCGGGACGAACCGCAGCTCCCGGTCGACCGCCTCGACCAGCGGCAGATTGTGCACGCTGACGATGCCGAACACCGTGTCGACGCCGAGTTCGCGCAGGACGGCGACGAGGAGATCGCCTCCGGTGGCGTAGTGCATGGGGAACTCCTCAGAGGATGGAGCGGCCGACGCCGCCGCAGACGTCGATGCTGGTGCCGGTGGTGTACGAGGCGCGGGGCGAGAGCAGCGTGACGATCGCGTACGCGACCTCCTCCGCCCGCCCGAGCCGGCCGAGCGCGATCCCGCGGTCGGCTGCCAGCTCCGCCTGCCAGTCCTCGTAGGAGAGGCCGGAGTCGGCGGCCGCGTGGCGTCGCGTCCACTGGCCGGTGTCGATGAGGCCCAGGCAGACCGAGTTGACGCGGATGCCCTCGGGAGCGAGCTCCACCGAGAGGGACTTGGAGAGGTTGAGGATGCCCGCGCGGGCCGCGCTCGTGGTGATCAGGCGCGGCTCGGGCTGCTTGGCCAGGACCGCGTTGACGTTCACGACGCTCGCCGCGCCGGACGCCGCGAGGTACGGGCGGGCCGCGTGCAGGGGGTTCAGGACCCCGGCGAACTTCAGGTCCAGCTCGTCGCGCCAGTCATCGGCGGTCGACTCGTCCAGACCCTTCATACGGGACTGGCCCGCGTTGTTCACGAGCCCGTCGATCGCGCCGAACGTGTCCGCCGCGTGCCGCGTGAACTCCCGTACGGCGTCCGCGTCCCGTACGTCGCACACCCTCGTGAGCAGCCGGTCGCCGCCGCCCAGCGAGGCCGCGGCCTTGCCGAGCCGCTCGGCGTCACGCCCGCAGGTGGCGACCCGCGCGCCCTCGTCGAGCAGGGCGCGGACCGTGGCCAGGCCGACGCCCGAGCTGCCGCCGGTGACCAGGACGGTCCGGTCGGCGAGGCCCAGATCCATGATTCATCGCTCCTGTACGTCAGTTCAGTCAGTGCAGTGGGTTCAGTCAGTGCATGGTGAAGCCGCCGTTGACGGCGACCGCTTGTCCGGTGAGATAGCGGGACTCCTCGGAGAGGAGGAAGGAGACGAGCCCGACCATGTCGTCCGGCTGCTGCGGGCGGGAGATCGCCCGGTTGCCCCGGTAGAGGGCGTGCCGCTCGGCCGGTACCGTCTCGGTGGCCTCGACCTCGGTGAGCCCGGGCGCCACCGCGTTCACGGTGATCCCCTTCTCGCCGAGCTCCCGCGCCATGGCCCGCGTCAGCGCGATGACCGCGCCCTTGGAGGCGATGTAGTGCGCGAGGCGGGGCGATCCGTAGAGCGCCGCGTCGGATGCGATGTTCACGATCCGGCCGGGGGAGGCGAAGAGCGGGTGCAGGGCCTTGGCGACCAGCCAGGGGCCGCGGGCGTTGACCGCCATCAGGCGGTCCCACACCTCGACGTCGATGTCCTGGAACT encodes:
- a CDS encoding thiamine pyrophosphate-binding protein → MHYATGGDLLVAVLRELGVDTVFGIVSVHNLPLVEAVDRELRFVPVRHEATAVNAADAYGRARGSLGCALTSTGTGAGNAAGSLVEALSSGTSVLHITGQVESEFLGSGRGFIHETKDQLGMLRAVSAYAASVPSANAAGRILREAARAALTDPGGPASVEWPVDLQYAAQTDVGGSADRGSAGAGPAGTAGAGPTDLAGPAGASPTGPAGTGPASPADAGPTSPASPADAGPTSPADPAGASPTSPADPAGASPTSPAGTSPARPADASPTSPAASADASPTSSAGTGPARPADASPTGPAASAGASPTDPAGTGPARPADAVPPRRPAGHVPASAPVRPEEEPAGAETLQATDPALATPARQETTGFPTPPGPTPAGDPAGISAPAHSPLPAPADRRSAAAPSPFAAPRPSRPLPAEGELAAAQALLASARRPLIWAGGGATRARRELAELLDATGAGLLTSNSGRGSVPEDHPQVIGNFATTPAARALLADADVLLTIGTHFRSNETADYGLELPAAHIQIDIDAAALGRVYPARHPLHGHAPDVLAALLPHARRAEESWTRRITEVREDVRATLHDNIGPQAAICDAIRAALPREAVVARDVTIPSSSWGNRLLEMYDPRDNVFPRGGGIGQGLGMGIGAALARTDAPTVVLAGDGGLAVHLGELLTLAQERPRLTLIVFNDGGYGVLRNMQDRYSERRSGVDLATPDFELLAQACGLAYARIAAEEHAEPVISHAVASEGPTLVEVDLARLGPMKNPFTPPVKIPGQ
- a CDS encoding SDR family oxidoreductase, whose translation is MDLGLADRTVLVTGGSSGVGLATVRALLDEGARVATCGRDAERLGKAAASLGGGDRLLTRVCDVRDADAVREFTRHAADTFGAIDGLVNNAGQSRMKGLDESTADDWRDELDLKFAGVLNPLHAARPYLAASGAASVVNVNAVLAKQPEPRLITTSAARAGILNLSKSLSVELAPEGIRVNSVCLGLIDTGQWTRRHAAADSGLSYEDWQAELAADRGIALGRLGRAEEVAYAIVTLLSPRASYTTGTSIDVCGGVGRSIL
- a CDS encoding SDR family oxidoreductase, translated to MTDVPTVVVTGAGRGLGLAMARRVGEDGFRVVVAEVDPARGSEAVAGLRADGLDAHFVRCDVADPASVDELAASVRDLGPLYGLVNNAALANGVGGKEFQDIDVEVWDRLMAVNARGPWLVAKALHPLFASPGRIVNIASDAALYGSPRLAHYIASKGAVIALTRAMARELGEKGITVNAVAPGLTEVEATETVPAERHALYRGNRAISRPQQPDDMVGLVSFLLSEESRYLTGQAVAVNGGFTMH